The genomic segment CGAATGTATGAAGATAGTAGCTTTCACACTTTAGCGCTCCCCAAAAAGATTCGATTGGACCATTATCGATGCATTTACCGGCACGGGACATGCTTTGTGTGATCCCAGCTTGTTGAGTCATATGATGAAAGGCATTTGACGTATATTGAAACCCACGGTCACTATGAAGAAGAGGGAAGCTACCAGGATCATCATCCAAGGCGAGTTTTAGCGTATCGAAGACGAGCTGACTGTTATTCGAACGACTTAGCACAAATGAACGAATTGATCCATCATACAAATCGAGAATTGCACTTAAATAAGCCTTTTTTGAGGTGCCGTATTTGAATTCCGTGATATCTGTTAACCATTTCTGATTCGGTTTTTCCGCATGGAATTCACGATTCAGAAGATTTTCTGCCGTTTGTCCGGGTATGGTTCTCATATATTTCGGTCGTGTTCGACGAATGACGCAACGAATGCCGGCGATTCGCATCAAGCGACGAACCCGTTTATGATTAACCGTTCTGTTAAATTGGCGATCTAGATTCAAGACCATTCGTTCACATCCATAGACTCCAT from the Exiguobacterium oxidotolerans JCM 12280 genome contains:
- a CDS encoding IS3 family transposase → MDKYKAIQSLADQFGYSIVALCRFADVSRAAYYKWLNRVPTVREEENIMIIEELTSIHESVDGVYGCERMVLNLDRQFNRTVNHKRVRRLMRIAGIRCVIRRTRPKYMRTIPGQTAENLLNREFHAEKPNQKWLTDITEFKYGTSKKAYLSAILDLYDGSIRSFVLSRSNNSQLVFDTLKLALDDDPGSFPLLHSDRGFQYTSNAFHHMTQQAGITQSMSRAGKCIDNGPIESFWGALKCESYYLHTFEEFDELHDAIRRYIRFYNELRYQKRLNGLSPLEFRAQAV